A window of Dehalogenimonas sp. WBC-2 genomic DNA:
TTAAAGAGCTTCTCGCAAAAAACTTCTAGAGCCCAAGGTCAGGCGGGAGGCGGTGGAGTTTGCCAGGGGGAATCTTGGGCTCAGTGAAAGAAGAGCTTGTCTGCTTGTCGGTATTTCACCATCGGCCTACCGTTACAAGCCAAAACTAGACGATGATATTGCCTTGCGCCATCGTCTACGGGATCTGGCCGGACAGCGGAAGCGCTTTGGCAGCCCGCGGCTCCACATCATGCTTAAACGGGAGGGGCTGGTGGTCAATCACAAGCGGACCGAGCGGATCTACAAGGAAGAAGGATTGGCGTTAAGGAGGAAGCGCAAACGTAAAGGCACAGCCGTTAATCGGATCATCTTGCCGCTGCCCGATAGACCTAACCAGAGGTGGAGCATGGACTTCGTCTCTGATTCCACCGTGACCGGGAGGCGTTTCAGGACACTGACCATTGTGGATAACTTCACCAGAGAATGCCCGGCGATTGAAGTGGATACATCTATCGGCGGCGCCAGGGTGGTGAGCGTTCTGGAAAGGTTGGCTGAGATTCGAGGCTTGCCCGAGGTCATCACGATCGATAACGGACCTGAGTTTGCCGGCCGGGCACTTGATGAATGGGCTTATCGGAGGGGTGTAAAACTGAATTTTATACGTCCGGGCAAACCGATAGAAAACGCCTTCGCCGAGAGCTTTAACGGTAGATTCAGGGATGAATGTCTGAATGAAAACTGGTTCATGAGCTTGAAAGAAGCCCGGGAAATCATCGAGGAATGGAGGATTGATTATAACGAGGTCAGGCCACACACTTCATTGAAAGGTCAAACACCGCAGGAGTATGCTGAGGCTAGTTCTGGACTCTACTCCGGAATGCTACTAAAGGTGGGGTAAGGTCACCATGACCTAACGATGATACAACAACGGCGCCATCAGGGTGGGTCAATGATAGTGGCGACGGGTGGATCAATGGTGGTGGTTTTTCACAGAGATTCAGATAAAGACCTTGAAATCATATTAGGCAGGATCAAGCAAGTGTAGAATGACAATTCTCGGTTTTAGGCAGTTCTGCTTTTCGCACAAGAACTCAATTTGTTAAATTGTTGTGTTACAAGGTTCCCTTTAGTTTTCTTGCCAACAGATTTAATCGCTCAAGCTCAGCAAAGAGGGGACGTTGAAGGGGACTAAAAAGGTCCGCTTGACCCCAAAGCTAAATTCATCAAAGCTAGCCCTCGCCCTCGAGAAAAGAAGCTTTATATCCGTTTATTCCTCACTAGTCTGAGATAATGCTCGCCCAATATAGTTAGCTTGCATGTTTTGCTATTCATTGCTGCATGCCACATATGCGGGGCATTAACCGGAACAACGAGGTTCACTCGGTTGTATTTCTGCAGAATCGCAAATTTAGCAGTGTTTGTCGGGTTCGGTTCCGGTATTCCAGAAGTGTCGCCCGCGCGCTCGGGCTCAAATGATGGGTCAAGATGGAATTCAAATCCCGGAGAGGGGAAAAACTCAGTAATACGTTGAAGGTCCTCTAAGGCAATAGGAGGTTGGACTTTACGTAAAGATACGAAGGTTTTCACATTTGTTTTGAATATTGGTCGCTGATCCCAGGGACCGAGAGACTGATCGATATGAGCATAAACGCTCCCGGGTGTTACGTCACCGACCAAGTTGCATGCCGCTCCATTTAAGCCATCCACCAGAAGGGCCGTGAAAACGCCAGATCCATTTATTTCGTTCGCGTATTGATCTTCGGTAGATGCGGTAAGGATCGTAGTGCCTAGCGTGAGTTCTGAATTGGTTGGATCATTCGGGGCAGATCCAGCGATTCCAGAGTGGCAACTATCCAGTATGATTATTCTGTTTTTTGCTTTTGATCCATTAGCATAGGTCAGAACATCCTGCAAAGGAACACCTTCATCTCCCGACCTTGAATCGCTAGCAAGAATGTATCCGCCGGTGACTTCGATGTGGCCATGACCAGCGAAATAGAAAAGTGCGATCTCGCTATCATCGGTGAATAGCTCCCTAATCTGCTGTCTCAATTCCGAACGCACTACTTTATCTATCGGTCCGTTTGCTACCAACAGCTTAACCCCAAAGTTTACGGCGCCATCGCTATTTCTCTCAAGTACGTTTTGCACTTTATAAGCGTCGTTGACACAGCCTGTTAAGGGTGGACCAAACTCGTAGTAGTTGATTCCAACCACAAGTGCCTTTCGCATCATAGCTATCCCCTTTAATCGAACTTTCCCTCACGTTTCAATAAGTGTTTAAGGTTTTTCCATTTCCAAACAATAACCTCACCAGCTCCGTCTACCGGAATCGGCATATGACCCTGTTTTCTCAGCTGGAATCTTGTTTTATTGAGTTGCCTTGCCATTTTGGCCTCACGAAGAACGCCAGAACATTTATGGGTATTTTCACCTAGTAGGACCAAAAAAACATCACAACTTTCTATGTATTCTCTGGCTTTTTGCTGCCAATCAACGACTGTTTCTTTAAGAGAGACATCGTTTATTGAAAAGGGTGAGTCAGGAAGTTTAGATTGGCCAATTACTGTTTCTTTTAAAGGAGCGTCATAATCAAAATCATAGCTGACAAACACTTTGGTTTTTGCCACTTTAATTTCCTTGCTGTCCGGTCAACTAATGTTGTTGTTTTTTCGCCCTTACAGTATTGATTGCTTCAACAATAGAATCCTTATTCCAACCAACTATAATATCTGCATTTTCTTGTAGGATTGTTGGGATGACTTCACTCCCCCAAGGTTTGACGGCAACAATTGGCTTGCCTAATTGTTTTGATAGCTCAATCTCCTTTTGAATGCTGCCGCTATATGTAACGTACATTCCCGCTGGGATCAAAACTACTGTGGCATGGTAAATTTGATCTTTGAGCCCTTCTTCTAATTGCTTGGCGGTGTCGGCATCGATTGCGTCTTCCCTGGGTATGCTATAGTCTTTAAATTCGAAATCTTCCGTATCCTTTAATAAGGCTAACAGCCTTTGATATTCTCCCTCATGGTCCCAAGAGTGGGGCACAAAAAGATTGCAAGTCTTGTCTAAACTGTTTAACTTTTCAAGTCGCTTTTTTGCTAATTCTTCTAATTCATTGGAATCTGAAATGCCCCCAGTATATCCACCACCTCCCCCTCCCATCAAAGCGCTCCTTGGTTTTCTTTGTTCAATGATTGCATGGCCGATATCCTCTCTTTGCAAGAAATGCAAATTCCACAAGGCTTCTCCGTTCCAGCATGACAAGAATATACCTGCGAAATATCAACTCCTTTCTGTTTAGCCAATACAATTACATCCGCCTTAGAAAAATCGAAAAGTGGTACCAACACCTTAATATCTAACCCTAGCGCAAGCTTAAGCGTTGTTTCTGTAGAATCAAGAAAATTCTGCTTTTGGTCTGGGAATAACGCGAATCTTTGACTCAACAGTCCAATAGATACAAATGAACCGCCAGATTGAACCGCTGCAGCAGCAGCCATGATTAAAAACACTAGGTTTCGACAAGGTAAAAAAGCATCTTCGGCAAGCCTTTTTTTCGTATTGGTGATCCCTGACGCGATAAACTTTCCATATCCATTAATATCTAACCTTTCAGGTTTAGGTAATGACAGTCGTGAAAAGTTGGCTTGGCAGCTTTCCCATTCTTTCTCGACCGCCAATTGTCCATAGTCGATAAATAGGGGGGTCTGACCGAAGCCTTGTTCGTTCAATAAAACAGTCATTAATGTAGAATCCAAGCCCCCTGAGACCAACGTTATACCCTTAATCACCTCAATACACCTCCGGTCAGCTAACTTCAGAGACTCTCATAACTGCCCAAATTGCTAAGTCTAAGTGAGCAGGGCGAATTCCAACCGTCTGAGAGTACTTAACAAACGTTTTTTCCATCTGCAAATATTGACGTTTGTCCTTTGGAGATTTACTAATATTTGAAACCAACCCCTTTATTTGCAAGAACTTTAAAATGTGGGAATCAATAATAGCTAGACTATGGGAATAACCAATGTTACGTAGAAACAAACTCGCTTGTTTTGGCCCAATCCCTGAACACAGATTTACTAATTTTGTCCTGGCATCATAATCGTCTGTTGCATTGTTTAAATTAACTTTCAGTGAACCGCCTTGAGTATAAATCGCAATTGCAGACTTAATAATTTGGCCAGTCTTTGTTTTTGGAAAACGAAACTTACACCCTGATCCTTTTGCAGTCATAGGCTCGTAAATGGATTTTGAAAGCTCACCCACTATGATCTTTTCTGCATCAGGTTGTTTAACCAAGAATTTTGAACATATATATCCTAAAGAATAAAGATGTTTCCAGGCAGAAGTAGCGTGTTCCCATCTAACGTGGCTCGCAAGAATGCATTTAACGAGCTCAGCCCAGATTTCTTCTTCCGAAAGGTTATGCCATTTTCCTAGATCACAGAAATAGTTCTTGGTTTCCTCGGATATATCCCATGCAACTCTTTCTAGCCTTTCGATACTAGTGTGGATCATCGTTCCGTTTATATCCTAATTCTTTCGAGCAATTTCGTTGGAAAATAGTTTGTTAGCATATCTCCGACTGAACCTGTATTAATAGAGGATTGGATTTTTTGCATCCAGTCGATGTAGAACAATAAATTATGTCCGAGAGTCACAGCACTATAGGAACCTGATGTATTACACGCCGCACACTCACAACCAGTGAGTTCACGCTGGGAAAAGTGTAGTAGTGTACCGTCTCGTTGGTCGACCGCAGTTTGACACCATTCTAATCCGTCAAAAGATATCGCACCACAGGCCGCATACAGCAAAATTGACCTTGGGTTGCCGGTACCCAACAAGTGGATGCCATGTTTGAGCCCTTCTCCTTCAATATTTTTTACAATGGAACATAATGTCGTTGCTCGTTGAACGATCCCATCCCCTAATTCTCTTTCTGCAACTGCAATTAGAGGAGTATCCTTGTAACTCTGGGCAGCTGCTAATACTTGTTTTGGTAGGTTCGTGGGGTTGCCGTGGACGATTGGTAAGCAATTTGGGATGTTAAGATCTAACGAACCATTGCCTCCTGTATGGGACCAAGGATTATCAAAAGCCAAAGTCAAATCCGGTTTGATTTGAGAGACCGCTTTCTCAAACGTTTTTAGGTCCCAATCCCTATCACGAAGCCAAAATGCCTCGTAATTTCCACTATCCAATAATAAGACAGATTGGTCGCTACGTTGGGTTACAGGTATGGATTGACCTTACCCCACCTTTAGTAGCATTCCGGAGTAGAGTCCAGAACCTGCCTTAGCATACTCCTGTGGTGTTTGACCTTTCAATGAAGTGTGTGGCCTGACCTCATTATAGTCAATCCTCCAATCCTCGATTATTTCGCGGGCTTGTTTTAAGCTCATGAACCAATTCTCATTAAGACATTCGTCCCTGAATCTGCCATTAAAGCTCTCAGCGAATGCATTTTCTATCGGTTTGCCCGGCCTTATGAAATTGAGTTTTACGCCCCGCCGGTAAGCCCATTCATCAAGCGCCCGGCCAGCGAACTCTGGTCCATTATCGATGGTGATGACCTCGGGTAGGCCTCGAATCTCAGACAATCTTTCCAGGACGCTTACCACCCTGGCACCGCCAAGAGAGGTATCCACTTCGATTGCCGGGCATTCTCTGGAGTAGTCATCGACGATGGTCAGTGTCCTGAAGCGCCTTCCAGTAACGATGGAATCAGAAACGAAGTCCATGCTCCATCTCTGGTTAGGTCTAT
This region includes:
- a CDS encoding mobile element protein gives rise to the protein MEFARGNLGLSERRACLLVGISPSAYRYKPKLDDDIALRHRLRDLAGQRKRFGSPRLHIMLKREGLVVNHKRTERIYKEEGLALRRKRKRKGTAVNRIILPLPDRPNQRWSMDFVSDSTVTGRRFRTLTIVDNFTRECPAIEVDTSIGGARVVSVLERLAEIRGLPEVITIDNGPEFAGRALDEWAYRRGVKLNFIRPGKPIENAFAESFNGRFRDECLNENWFMSLKEAREIIEEWRIDYNEVRPHTSLKGQTPQEYAEASSGLYSGMLLKVG
- a CDS encoding Hat/HatR (High-affnity carbon uptake protein Hat/HatR); translation: MMRKALVVGINYYEFGPPLTGCVNDAYKVQNVLERNSDGAVNFGVKLLVANGPIDKVVRSELRQQIRELFTDDSEIALFYFAGHGHIEVTGGYILASDSRSGDEGVPLQDVLTYANGSKAKNRIIILDSCHSGIAGSAPNDPTNSELTLGTTILTASTEDQYANEINGSGVFTALLVDGLNGAACNLVGDVTPGSVYAHIDQSLGPWDQRPIFKTNVKTFVSLRKVQPPIALEDLQRITEFFPSPGFEFHLDPSFEPERAGDTSGIPEPNPTNTAKFAILQKYNRVNLVVPVNAPHMWHAAMNSKTCKLTILGEHYLRLVRNKRI
- a CDS encoding mobile element protein gives rise to the protein MEFARENLGLSERRACLLVGISPSAYRYKPKPDDDLALRQRLRDLAGQRKRFGSPRLHIMLKREGLVVNHKRTERIYKEEGLALRRKRKRKGTAVNRIILPLPDRPNQRWSMDFVSDSIVTGRRFRTLTIVDDYSRECPAIEVDTSLGGARVVSVLERLSEIRGLPEVITIDNGPEFAGRALDEWAYRRGVKLNFIRPGKPIENAFAESFNGRFRDECLNENWFMSLKQAREIIEDWRIDYNEVRPHTSLKGQTPQEYAKAGSGLYSGMLLKVG
- a CDS encoding N-glycosylase/DNA lyas-like protein; the protein is MIHTSIERLERVAWDISEETKNYFCDLGKWHNLSEEEIWAELVKCILASHVRWEHATSAWKHLYSLGYICSKFLVKQPDAEKIIVGELSKSIYEPMTAKGSGCKFRFPKTKTGQIIKSAIAIYTQGGSLKVNLNNATDDYDARTKLVNLCSGIGPKQASLFLRNIGYSHSLAIIDSHILKFLQIKGLVSNISKSPKDKRQYLQMEKTFVKYSQTVGIRPAHLDLAIWAVMRVSEVS